Proteins co-encoded in one Rattus rattus isolate New Zealand chromosome 5, Rrattus_CSIRO_v1, whole genome shotgun sequence genomic window:
- the LOC116900318 gene encoding LOW QUALITY PROTEIN: olfactory receptor 1052-like (The sequence of the model RefSeq protein was modified relative to this genomic sequence to represent the inferred CDS: substituted 1 base at 1 genomic stop codon) has protein sequence MDTGNHTDVKEFILLGLTENPNWQVPLFLLFSIIYLIILLGNCGMIFLIWLNTHLHTPMYFFLSNLSFCDICYSTVIAPKMLINILSEHKSSKLFPCVLQSFFFMVYATTEVILLSMMAYDRYVAIGNPLMYTVIMTFSICINMVLACYLCGLINSLTHTISLLRLDFCGPNTVNHFFCDIPPLLKLSCSDAHINEMLLLVFSGVIAIFTFIIVMVSYIHIIIASXESAQLRGRHKAFLHLCLTLTAVTLFYGSGSFSYIQPSSQYSMEQEKVSAVFYTLVIPMLNPLIYSLRNKDVKEAAIKLTCGWRNTS, from the coding sequence ATGGATACAGGAAATCATACAGATGTGAAGGAATTCATACTCCTTGGCTTAACAGAAAATCCCAATTGGCAGGTTcctctgtttttgcttttcagcataatttatttaatcattttattggGAAACTGTGGAATGATCTTCTTGATCTGGTTGAACACCCACCTTCATACCCCAATGTACTTCTTTCTTAGTAACCTCTCCTTCTGTGACATCTGCTACTCTACTGTTATTGCTCCTAAAATGCTTATCAATATCTTATCAGAACACAAGTCTAGTAAACTCTTTCCCTGTGTTCTACAGAGTTTCTTTTTTATGGTTTATGCAACCACAGAAGTCATTCTCTTGTCTATGATGGCTTATGATCGTTATGTAGCAATCGGAAACCCCTTAATGTATACAGTTATTATGACCTTCAGCATCTGCATTAATATGGTCCTTGCATGTTACTTATGTGGCCTCATTAATTCCCTAACTCACACAATAAGTCTACTGAGACTGGACTTCTGTGGTCCCAACACTGTGaatcatttcttctgtgacatcCCTCCTCTTTTGAAGCTTTCATGCTCTGATGCACACATCAATGAGATGCTGCTTTTGGTCTTCTCTGGAGTGATTGCTATTTTCACTTTCATCATTGTCATGGTGTCCTATATCCACATTATCATTGCATCCTGAGAATCCGCTCAACTGAGGGGAAGGCACAAAGCCTTTCTCCACTTGTGCCTCACATTGACAGCTGTGACATTATTTTATGGTTCTGGGTCATTTAGCTATATCCAGCCAAGCTCTCAGTACTCCATGGAACAGGAAAAAGTCTCTGCTGTGTTTTACACGTTGGTCATCCCCATGTTGAATCCTCTGATTTACAGTTTGAGGAACAAGGATGTGAAGGAAGCAGCAATAAAGTTGACTTGTGGGTGGAGAAACACTTCTTGA